Proteins encoded within one genomic window of Pedosphaera parvula Ellin514:
- a CDS encoding UbiX family flavin prenyltransferase, whose product MRILVAITGASGSLYAQRLLDNLDAGQHEIHVVMSNYAHAVISEELPEGLKLPAGAKLHGLKSMNVPFASGSNPFDVMVVIPCSMGTMGRIAHGYSEDVLLRSADVMLKERKKLILVPRETPLNLVHIKNFELLTLAGAVILPANPSFYTRPKTVEQVVDTVVARVLDHMGVPQDLVQRWQDEKD is encoded by the coding sequence TTGAGAATACTTGTTGCCATAACCGGCGCCAGTGGTTCGCTCTACGCGCAGCGTTTGCTCGACAACCTGGATGCCGGGCAGCACGAGATCCATGTCGTGATGAGCAACTATGCCCATGCGGTCATTTCGGAAGAATTGCCTGAAGGATTGAAATTGCCAGCCGGTGCGAAGCTTCATGGTTTGAAAAGCATGAACGTGCCCTTCGCCAGCGGTTCCAATCCATTTGATGTGATGGTGGTCATTCCGTGCAGCATGGGAACAATGGGACGTATCGCGCACGGTTATAGTGAAGATGTTCTCCTGCGATCAGCTGATGTCATGTTAAAAGAGCGCAAAAAGCTGATTCTCGTCCCACGAGAGACACCGCTGAATCTGGTGCACATCAAAAATTTTGAACTGCTCACGCTGGCTGGAGCGGTCATTTTGCCAGCCAATCCGTCGTTTTACACCCGCCCTAAAACTGTTGAACAAGTAGTCGATACCGTGGTGGCGCGAGTGTTGGATCATATGGGCGTGCCGCAGGATTTGGTACAGCGTTGGCAGGACGAAAAAGATTAA
- a CDS encoding nucleotidyltransferase family protein, whose product MKAIILAAGKGTRMRELTNELPKPMLKVHGKPILEHILEGIAAAGVHEVFIVTGFKAEVIESYFGTGEKWKLKIAYGRQLVQDGTGKAPELAQDFIGSSPFFLSYGDILVRPETYQQMVHRYNEDYFSGVLTVTGSEDVTKGGLVFFDEKFSLKRLVEKPSPAQLDELQRDGWLKSGDTAWYNAGIYIFRPSLFDFTAKLQKSPRGEYELTDAISALVAAHHPIAGMEIAGRWVDVRDPEVLAKLEKEQS is encoded by the coding sequence GTGAAAGCAATTATCCTGGCCGCCGGTAAAGGCACCCGCATGCGGGAACTCACCAATGAGCTTCCGAAACCGATGCTCAAAGTGCATGGCAAACCGATTCTTGAACACATTCTTGAAGGCATCGCGGCGGCGGGAGTGCACGAAGTTTTCATTGTCACCGGCTTCAAAGCCGAGGTGATCGAAAGTTATTTTGGCACCGGCGAAAAATGGAAATTAAAAATCGCTTATGGCCGTCAACTCGTGCAGGACGGCACCGGCAAAGCTCCTGAGCTCGCTCAAGACTTCATCGGCAGCTCACCCTTTTTCCTGAGCTACGGCGACATTCTCGTCAGACCTGAAACATACCAGCAAATGGTTCATCGCTATAACGAGGACTATTTTTCAGGCGTCCTCACCGTCACTGGCAGTGAGGATGTCACCAAAGGCGGATTGGTATTTTTCGATGAAAAGTTTTCCCTGAAGCGCCTCGTAGAGAAACCCAGCCCGGCACAATTGGACGAGTTGCAGCGCGATGGCTGGCTAAAGTCCGGTGACACGGCTTGGTACAATGCAGGCATCTACATTTTCCGGCCATCCCTTTTTGATTTCACAGCGAAATTGCAAAAATCTCCGCGTGGTGAATATGAACTCACGGATGCCATAAGCGCACTCGTAGCTGCGCATCATCCCATTGCTGGAATGGAAATCGCCGGTCGCTGGGTCGATGTGCGGGACCCGGAAGTGCTGGCTAAGCTCGAAAAGGAGCAGAGTTAA
- a CDS encoding GDP-mannose 4,6-dehydratase: protein MPDAKHILITGGAGFIGSHLIERLLPAGKKIVVIDDCSTGSLENLKPFATHPELTVIQSKVSQCKQLSEIVANAESIYHLAAAVGVELVVSSPIHVLETNLHETEIILEVAAAHGTPILLTSTSEVYGKSQKPAFTEEDDLLIGPPHRGRWSYACSKLMDEFLAMAYAKERSLPVVIARLFNTVGPRQTGRYGMVLPRFIATAKAGQPLKVYEDGRQTRCFCYVQDTVEALTRLQNCPAARSEVFNIGSTEEISILELAQQVIHALNSKSTIEFLPYNQAYAPGFEDMRRRKPVVDKLFKTIDFQPSTSLRRIIELTASAS, encoded by the coding sequence ATGCCGGACGCCAAACATATCCTGATCACGGGCGGTGCTGGCTTTATCGGTTCGCATCTGATTGAACGGCTCCTGCCCGCTGGCAAAAAAATTGTTGTTATCGATGATTGCTCCACCGGAAGCTTGGAAAATCTGAAACCTTTCGCGACTCATCCCGAGTTAACGGTGATTCAAAGCAAGGTTTCCCAATGCAAACAGTTGTCTGAAATCGTTGCCAACGCTGAATCCATTTATCATCTGGCGGCTGCGGTGGGAGTTGAATTGGTGGTCAGTTCGCCCATCCACGTTCTCGAGACAAATCTCCACGAAACTGAAATCATCCTCGAAGTCGCGGCGGCTCACGGAACACCCATTCTCCTCACCTCCACCTCGGAAGTTTACGGCAAAAGCCAGAAACCCGCATTCACCGAGGAGGATGACCTGCTCATTGGCCCACCTCACCGCGGACGCTGGAGTTATGCCTGTTCGAAACTCATGGATGAGTTTCTGGCCATGGCTTATGCCAAGGAACGTTCACTCCCGGTGGTAATTGCCCGTTTATTCAACACTGTCGGCCCCCGTCAAACCGGCCGCTACGGCATGGTCTTACCTCGGTTCATTGCCACTGCCAAGGCTGGCCAACCGTTGAAAGTCTACGAAGATGGCAGGCAAACCCGTTGCTTCTGTTACGTTCAAGACACCGTCGAAGCGTTGACCCGTCTTCAAAATTGCCCCGCTGCCCGCAGTGAAGTCTTCAACATTGGCAGCACGGAGGAGATTAGCATTCTCGAACTGGCTCAGCAGGTCATTCACGCCCTCAACTCCAAATCCACCATCGAGTTCCTCCCCTACAACCAGGCCTACGCTCCCGGTTTCGAGGACATGCGCCGACGCAAGCCCGTCGTTGACAAACTCTTCAAAACCATCGACTTTCAACCCTCCACTTCCCTCCGACGCATCATTGAGCTGACTGCTTCAGCCAGTTAA
- a CDS encoding menaquinone biosynthesis protein gives MSLPEEMPKLRMAPVETPEQLAQRAEREKRAQELQREGNLEQSLAPFRVGSVHYLNAAPLTRGIEDEIVLATPSKLAEMLRRDELDAGLVSITEVLLNDRYDILDSMAIASLGEVKSVFLAHRRPIEEIKEVFCDTASLTSINLLKVLLAERGLKPEFKPLPSYEAATQLDYVLLIGDAGIDFIRAPHQHEIFDLGAAWYELTSFPFVYAVWALRRGVENSQLRRQLREARDFGLDTLDSIIRSRTEYDYEFRKDYLGWHIHYHMGTDEKRGVAKFVELLRKHGLGPVYEPRFVV, from the coding sequence ATGAGCCTTCCGGAAGAAATGCCCAAGTTGCGCATGGCTCCGGTCGAAACGCCCGAGCAATTGGCGCAACGTGCTGAACGTGAGAAGCGCGCACAGGAACTCCAGCGTGAAGGTAATTTGGAACAGTCGCTGGCACCTTTTCGTGTTGGCTCCGTCCATTATCTCAATGCTGCTCCTTTGACGCGAGGCATCGAGGATGAAATCGTGCTGGCCACACCGTCCAAACTTGCGGAGATGTTGCGGCGGGACGAGCTCGATGCCGGGCTTGTGAGCATTACTGAAGTTCTTCTGAACGATCGTTATGACATCCTTGATAGCATGGCCATTGCATCGCTGGGTGAAGTGAAGAGCGTGTTTCTGGCGCATAGGCGTCCGATTGAGGAAATTAAAGAAGTCTTCTGCGACACGGCTTCGCTTACGAGCATCAATTTATTGAAGGTGCTCCTCGCTGAACGCGGGTTGAAGCCGGAGTTCAAGCCATTGCCCAGCTACGAAGCTGCGACTCAGCTGGATTATGTGCTCCTGATTGGCGATGCTGGAATCGATTTCATACGCGCGCCGCATCAGCATGAAATTTTTGATTTGGGTGCGGCCTGGTATGAGCTGACCAGTTTTCCTTTTGTGTATGCAGTCTGGGCGTTGCGTCGTGGAGTGGAGAACAGCCAGTTGCGTCGACAACTAAGGGAAGCGCGGGATTTTGGCCTGGATACATTGGATTCCATTATTCGCAGCCGGACCGAATACGATTACGAATTCCGCAAGGATTACCTTGGCTGGCATATCCATTACCACATGGGCACGGACGAAAAGCGGGGTGTCGCGAAGTTTGTCGAATTATTGCGCAAACATGGACTCGGGCCGGTTTATGAGCCAAGGTTTGTAGTGTAA
- a CDS encoding PVC-type heme-binding CxxCH protein yields MMRNVLVLAVVSGFLAGSDAYAAGKQLTGQHAPANTAALAPAEAQKAFTVPEGFEVRLFASEPDVINPVAMAWDERGRLWVVELYEYPLGAAPGTKPRDRIKILEDTDGDGRADKVTVFADGLNLATGIQVGYGGVFVGQAPDLLFLQDTNHDDIADTRTVLMTGFGLEDRHELLNGFTWGPDGQLYITHGVFTHSKVKIPEASAPGVEVTAAVARFQPRTKRFEVYADGTSNPWGVDFDRYGNAFVSACVIDHLFHMAAGGIYVRQGGTPANPYSYQLLPSIVDHKHLMAAYAGIQVYQGNQFPKEWQGEVLFGNIHQSAINHDHLVPNGSSFKAEAQKDFLTTTDGWFRPVSEQVGPDGALWVMDWYDKYPCYQNAQADPEGVDRERGRIWRVVYTGKHPGAKVPSRPEVKMDLAKMSTVELVNLLAHPNIWQRKTAQRVLTERRDPAAVPALKKLLSDGKTLEARLFALWTLNSSDQISESVLEDFYQDKEPAIRAWIARIAGERRLADEAVIKGLAKLASDPDPSVRLAVATAARQLVSGSLTVDTPVPDSLKEIETGRILAPLVIASADAKDPLIPFMIWQAAEPRIAEHPEFAFRWLAANGAEAMPLRDQIARKTMRRVCDTQDTAKLDMAMQFLEAVSGKNTALTAAALDGLLEGLQGNKLKPTVDTDALLKKLAASGKPELVDRAQRLGTLWGNASSIQAAVGTVNDSKASTDERIKAVQAVRKVKSSAARDAMVKVLSNNNPEPLKLEAIRALGEIGGDNVAEGLVERWKEFTPGERRVAAEVLVSRHRWIYTFLSAIETKAIFANEIPATVIRTLSENSDAAIRQRAVQDIGRVRPADADKQKIIAVKKQMILEGKADLQAGHELAKKTCFVCHKLYGEGAEVGPDLTGVGRSTLDALLANVIDPNQVVGKGYENTEVETKDGRSISGRLVENTDTHVKLLSAGPKEEVVAKSDIAVMRTGELSLMPEGLEQMSDADFRNLMMFILHPPQEKIAQQK; encoded by the coding sequence ATGATGCGAAACGTTTTGGTTTTAGCTGTGGTTTCGGGCTTTCTTGCCGGCAGCGATGCGTATGCGGCAGGAAAGCAATTAACGGGGCAACACGCGCCGGCCAATACGGCGGCTCTTGCGCCAGCCGAGGCGCAAAAGGCCTTTACAGTGCCGGAAGGATTTGAGGTGCGCCTGTTCGCCAGCGAACCAGATGTCATCAATCCCGTGGCCATGGCTTGGGATGAACGTGGACGGTTATGGGTCGTCGAACTCTACGAATATCCGTTAGGTGCTGCACCCGGAACAAAGCCACGTGATCGAATAAAGATTTTGGAAGACACAGACGGCGATGGTCGGGCGGATAAAGTCACCGTGTTCGCCGATGGATTGAATCTCGCCACGGGTATTCAGGTGGGTTACGGGGGGGTGTTTGTTGGTCAGGCACCGGATTTATTGTTCCTGCAGGATACCAATCATGATGACATTGCTGATACACGCACGGTCTTGATGACTGGCTTTGGATTGGAGGATCGGCATGAGTTGCTGAATGGCTTTACCTGGGGGCCGGATGGTCAGCTTTATATCACGCATGGAGTGTTTACGCATTCCAAAGTTAAAATTCCTGAAGCCAGTGCGCCAGGGGTGGAAGTGACGGCAGCGGTGGCGCGGTTTCAGCCGAGGACGAAAAGATTCGAGGTCTATGCGGATGGAACGAGTAATCCGTGGGGAGTGGACTTTGACCGGTATGGGAATGCGTTTGTCAGCGCCTGTGTGATTGATCATCTCTTCCACATGGCGGCGGGAGGAATTTATGTGCGGCAGGGTGGAACTCCGGCGAATCCCTATTCCTATCAATTGCTGCCTTCGATTGTGGATCACAAGCACCTGATGGCGGCTTATGCTGGTATTCAGGTGTATCAAGGCAATCAATTTCCGAAGGAATGGCAGGGCGAGGTGCTATTTGGCAACATTCATCAAAGCGCCATTAATCATGATCATCTCGTGCCAAACGGCTCGAGTTTCAAAGCTGAGGCGCAAAAGGATTTTCTCACTACTACAGATGGATGGTTTCGTCCCGTAAGTGAACAAGTCGGACCGGATGGAGCGCTATGGGTGATGGATTGGTATGATAAATATCCCTGCTATCAAAACGCGCAGGCTGACCCGGAAGGAGTGGACCGCGAGCGCGGGCGCATCTGGCGCGTGGTGTATACGGGCAAGCATCCGGGAGCGAAGGTGCCGTCACGTCCTGAGGTGAAGATGGATTTGGCCAAAATGAGCACGGTGGAGCTGGTGAATTTATTGGCACATCCCAACATTTGGCAGCGCAAGACCGCGCAGCGCGTGCTCACCGAACGCCGAGATCCTGCGGCTGTGCCGGCACTCAAGAAACTTCTGAGCGATGGAAAAACCTTGGAGGCGCGCCTGTTTGCGTTGTGGACGCTGAACAGTTCAGATCAGATCAGCGAATCGGTGCTGGAAGATTTTTATCAGGATAAAGAGCCGGCGATACGCGCATGGATCGCGAGGATAGCGGGTGAACGACGATTGGCCGACGAAGCTGTGATCAAAGGGCTGGCGAAGCTGGCGAGTGATCCAGACCCGAGTGTTCGCCTGGCAGTGGCGACAGCGGCGCGGCAATTGGTGTCCGGTTCACTGACTGTGGACACACCGGTGCCCGACAGTTTGAAGGAGATCGAGACGGGGCGCATTCTGGCTCCGCTCGTAATTGCTTCAGCGGATGCCAAGGACCCTTTGATCCCGTTCATGATCTGGCAAGCGGCTGAACCGAGGATTGCGGAGCATCCCGAGTTTGCGTTTCGATGGTTGGCAGCGAATGGCGCCGAAGCCATGCCCCTGCGCGACCAGATTGCGCGCAAGACCATGCGCCGCGTTTGTGATACGCAGGATACCGCCAAGCTGGATATGGCAATGCAATTTTTGGAAGCAGTCAGTGGTAAGAATACCGCACTGACGGCAGCGGCATTGGACGGGCTGCTCGAAGGTTTGCAAGGGAACAAGCTGAAGCCGACGGTGGATACTGATGCCCTGCTTAAAAAGCTGGCTGCTAGTGGCAAGCCGGAATTGGTGGATCGGGCCCAGCGCCTCGGCACTTTGTGGGGCAATGCTTCCTCCATTCAAGCCGCAGTGGGAACGGTCAATGATTCCAAAGCAAGCACTGATGAACGCATCAAGGCAGTTCAGGCGGTGAGGAAAGTTAAATCTTCGGCAGCGCGGGATGCCATGGTCAAAGTGCTCTCGAATAATAATCCTGAGCCGTTGAAATTGGAGGCGATTCGCGCGCTGGGAGAAATTGGTGGCGACAACGTGGCCGAGGGATTGGTGGAACGATGGAAGGAGTTCACACCCGGAGAGCGACGAGTGGCGGCGGAAGTGCTCGTGTCACGGCATCGTTGGATTTATACGTTTTTGTCCGCCATTGAAACTAAAGCGATTTTTGCGAACGAGATTCCGGCGACTGTGATTCGCACATTGAGCGAAAACAGTGACGCGGCGATTCGGCAGCGTGCGGTGCAGGACATCGGGCGGGTTCGTCCCGCGGATGCGGACAAGCAGAAGATCATTGCGGTCAAGAAACAGATGATTCTTGAGGGAAAAGCCGACTTGCAGGCCGGGCATGAGCTGGCGAAGAAAACCTGCTTTGTCTGTCACAAATTGTACGGTGAGGGCGCAGAGGTTGGGCCTGACCTGACCGGTGTGGGGCGGTCAACGCTGGATGCCTTGCTGGCGAATGTGATCGACCCGAATCAAGTTGTGGGCAAGGGATATGAGAATACTGAAGTTGAGACGAAGGATGGCCGAAGCATCAGTGGGCGGTTGGTGGAAAACACGGATACACATGTCAAATTGCTGTCTGCCGGACCGAAGGAGGAAGTGGTTGCCAAGTCGGACATCGCCGTTATGCGCACGGGTGAACTTTCACTGATGCCGGAAGGATTGGAGCAAATGTCGGATGCCGATTTTCGTAATCTGATGATGTTCATCCTGCATCCGCCACAGGAGAAGATTGCGCAGCAGAAATAA
- a CDS encoding N-acetylmuramoyl-L-alanine amidase family protein codes for MSKCGKFGTFLLVVLAGCSTVPPQQPPTEVTVVPEQTAIVTASANFAPASPIVTVPTPAPVAVPAPRIIPAPAPVTPAAPTNQITDAWIALDRWVQLNGFGTLRRLTADANPTYSFATPNGTMSVKVGSQLAYWNGLEYRLGFAPQLSNGRPYLHALDANKNFEPLLNNKPSFQWSTNRVVVIDPGHGGTDNGTKSVFNGHFEKEFTLDWAYRLQAILAAKGFTALMTRASDANLALSNRVAFAEKHKADLFLSLHFNSSLPDHTQTGLETYCLTPKGLPSNLTRGYSDNANLSFPNNYYDRDNLQYAVRLHRSLLKVNGQIDRGVRRARFLGVLQNQSRPAVLIEGGYLSNPQEARRIADPAYRQKLAEAVAEALLESMDSNVHLASQSPAPPGGTQPAEKTN; via the coding sequence GTGTCAAAGTGCGGAAAATTCGGTACGTTTCTTCTGGTCGTCCTGGCTGGCTGTTCCACCGTCCCTCCGCAACAACCGCCCACGGAAGTTACGGTTGTTCCTGAACAAACTGCGATCGTTACGGCGTCAGCCAATTTCGCACCTGCAAGCCCCATCGTTACCGTGCCCACTCCGGCGCCGGTTGCAGTTCCGGCGCCCAGGATAATTCCGGCTCCAGCACCAGTAACTCCTGCCGCCCCCACCAATCAGATTACCGATGCGTGGATCGCCTTGGACCGCTGGGTACAACTCAACGGCTTCGGAACCTTGCGGCGTCTCACCGCTGACGCGAATCCGACCTATTCCTTTGCTACACCGAATGGCACGATGAGCGTCAAAGTGGGAAGTCAACTGGCCTACTGGAATGGCTTGGAGTATCGACTCGGCTTCGCACCGCAACTCTCCAATGGACGCCCTTATCTTCATGCGCTGGATGCAAACAAGAATTTCGAGCCTTTGCTCAACAACAAACCCTCCTTCCAGTGGTCGACCAATCGGGTTGTTGTCATTGATCCCGGCCATGGCGGCACGGATAACGGCACAAAGAGTGTTTTCAACGGTCATTTCGAGAAGGAGTTTACCTTGGACTGGGCCTACCGCCTCCAGGCAATCCTGGCCGCCAAAGGGTTCACGGCCCTCATGACCCGCGCCAGCGATGCCAATCTCGCCCTTTCCAACCGGGTCGCCTTCGCCGAAAAACACAAAGCTGACCTCTTTCTCAGCCTGCATTTCAATTCCTCCCTGCCCGACCATACGCAGACAGGATTGGAAACCTATTGCCTCACCCCTAAAGGCCTGCCCTCCAATCTCACCCGCGGTTATTCAGATAACGCAAACCTCTCCTTTCCCAACAATTATTATGATCGGGACAATCTGCAATACGCTGTCCGCCTGCACCGCTCCTTGTTGAAAGTGAACGGCCAAATCGACCGTGGCGTGCGACGTGCGCGGTTTTTGGGTGTGCTGCAAAACCAGAGCCGTCCAGCTGTTTTGATTGAAGGTGGTTACCTGTCGAACCCTCAGGAAGCCCGGCGCATCGCTGACCCTGCTTATCGTCAGAAACTTGCTGAGGCAGTTGCTGAAGCCCTGCTGGAAAGCATGGATTCCAACGTGCACCTGGCCAGCCAGTCTCCCGCGCCTCCCGGCGGCACTCAACCTGCCGAAAAGACAAACTAA
- a CDS encoding zf-TFIIB domain-containing protein: MNCPVCQTRTLATHSLDQDLASWRCDSCQGQWINSFQFSKWIEQHRFGHRVEGPVQTFELASNETKSAKVCPECSRIMTKFKVGNSLPFSLDRCGNCGGIWFDKNEWEMLQGSNLRDEIHLIFSAAWQHRVRHEEQVRHLEELFKERVGEADFAEIKRIREWLKKHPHRQELYGYLNNPEF; this comes from the coding sequence ATGAACTGTCCCGTTTGCCAGACCAGGACACTTGCCACTCACAGTCTTGACCAGGACCTGGCCTCCTGGAGGTGCGATAGCTGCCAGGGCCAATGGATCAACTCGTTTCAGTTTTCGAAATGGATCGAGCAACATCGGTTTGGCCATCGTGTCGAAGGCCCGGTGCAAACTTTTGAATTGGCCAGCAATGAAACGAAGTCGGCCAAGGTCTGTCCTGAATGCAGTCGCATCATGACCAAATTCAAAGTGGGAAATTCGCTTCCGTTCTCACTGGATCGGTGCGGAAATTGCGGCGGAATATGGTTCGATAAAAATGAATGGGAGATGTTGCAGGGCTCCAACTTGCGCGATGAGATTCACCTGATTTTTTCCGCAGCGTGGCAGCACCGAGTTCGGCATGAGGAACAGGTAAGGCATCTTGAGGAACTCTTTAAAGAAAGAGTGGGCGAGGCTGACTTTGCTGAAATTAAACGGATCCGGGAATGGTTGAAAAAACATCCCCATCGGCAGGAACTTTACGGTTATTTAAATAACCCCGAGTTTTAA
- a CDS encoding UbiA-like polyprenyltransferase, translating to MFSQISKYASFVKLSHTVFALPFALASMVVAARENRGWPGWKTFGLILAAMVCARTCAMAFNRIVDRNFDKLNPRTASRHLPTGQITLFSAILVCVLSAAGLMVASFFLNPVCFYLSPVALTVVCFYSLTKRFTDFTHVYLGIALALAPIGAWLAVRGGLAFWPIDKHSGVLPIILAVAVVFWLIGFDIIYALQDYEFDRKQRLHSLVVRWGPNNALSAAFLAHVLMWGLLFLFGLLSGFRMAYLVGLIVILFSLLLEHWLARRRSLKWINVAFFRLNALVSLVFLVITVAEVVFPGFRMRQ from the coding sequence ATGTTTTCTCAAATTTCCAAATACGCATCATTCGTCAAACTATCCCATACGGTATTCGCATTGCCTTTTGCATTGGCATCAATGGTGGTGGCGGCGCGGGAGAATCGAGGCTGGCCGGGATGGAAAACATTTGGTTTGATCCTGGCAGCGATGGTTTGTGCCCGGACTTGTGCGATGGCGTTCAATCGCATCGTGGATAGGAATTTTGACAAACTGAATCCACGGACTGCGAGCAGGCATTTGCCGACGGGGCAAATTACATTGTTCAGCGCAATTTTAGTGTGTGTGTTAAGTGCTGCGGGCTTGATGGTGGCGAGTTTTTTCTTAAATCCGGTTTGCTTTTATCTCTCGCCGGTGGCGCTGACGGTGGTCTGTTTTTATTCCCTGACCAAGCGGTTTACGGATTTCACACATGTATATCTGGGAATTGCATTGGCATTGGCGCCGATTGGGGCATGGCTCGCGGTTCGGGGTGGTTTGGCATTTTGGCCAATCGATAAGCATTCCGGCGTGCTGCCGATTATTTTGGCGGTGGCGGTGGTGTTCTGGTTGATCGGCTTTGATATTATTTATGCGCTGCAGGATTATGAATTTGATCGCAAGCAAAGGCTGCATTCGCTGGTGGTGAGATGGGGGCCGAATAATGCCTTGAGTGCGGCATTTCTGGCCCATGTTTTGATGTGGGGATTGCTCTTCCTCTTCGGGTTGCTTTCGGGGTTCCGCATGGCATACTTGGTGGGGTTGATCGTGATACTGTTCAGTCTGTTGCTGGAACATTGGCTGGCCCGGCGTCGAAGTTTGAAATGGATCAATGTAGCATTTTTCCGGCTGAACGCACTGGTAAGCCTTGTCTTCCTGGTCATCACGGTCGCGGAAGTTGTATTTCCGGGATTTAGGATGAGACAATGA
- the mqnE gene encoding aminofutalosine synthase MqnE, producing the protein MNSFVQRSELRDIYEKVAAGQRISEADALRLFDSKDLNAIGAIADLVRLRKNANRASYIINRYINYSNYCILSCQFCSFAKKKRDADGFQLSVEQIVQKAREASAIGITELHIVGGLHPSLPFSYYTEMLKSLRALDSRLQLKCFTAIEILHLAWLAKKSVKETLGELKAAGLDSLTGGGAEIFRKEVRSAIAKGKESADEYLEVHRTWHQMGGRSTCTMLFGHIESLTDRVDHLRQLRALQDETKGFTGFIPLPYQPENNEIPVKTPPTGFDTLRTLAISRIYLDNFDHITAYWVGMGLKLAQVALSYGADDIHGTIIEEHIFHMAGANSPQEQTEASLVKVIREAGRVPVQRNTFYEPIKIWDAPTQNEISAGANRSKVLDDNLATA; encoded by the coding sequence ATGAATTCATTTGTACAACGCAGTGAGTTGCGCGACATCTACGAGAAGGTGGCGGCGGGGCAGCGTATTTCCGAGGCGGATGCCTTGCGTCTGTTTGATTCCAAAGACCTGAATGCTATTGGAGCCATTGCCGACCTGGTCCGTCTCAGGAAAAACGCTAATCGCGCCAGTTACATCATTAACCGCTATATCAATTATTCCAACTACTGCATCCTGAGCTGCCAATTCTGTTCATTTGCCAAAAAGAAACGCGATGCGGACGGTTTTCAACTGTCAGTGGAACAGATTGTGCAAAAGGCACGTGAAGCGTCGGCAATTGGCATTACGGAACTTCATATTGTCGGTGGACTGCATCCTTCACTGCCCTTCAGCTATTACACGGAGATGTTGAAGTCACTGCGCGCGCTCGATTCGCGGTTGCAATTGAAATGCTTTACGGCCATTGAGATCCTGCATCTCGCCTGGTTGGCGAAAAAATCAGTGAAGGAAACCTTGGGGGAATTAAAAGCTGCGGGCCTGGATTCGTTGACGGGAGGTGGCGCGGAAATTTTTCGCAAGGAAGTCCGTTCGGCCATTGCCAAGGGCAAGGAATCAGCCGACGAGTACTTGGAGGTACATCGCACTTGGCATCAGATGGGCGGACGTAGCACGTGCACGATGCTGTTTGGTCATATCGAATCACTCACTGATCGTGTGGATCATTTGCGGCAGTTGCGAGCGTTGCAGGATGAGACCAAAGGATTCACTGGTTTTATTCCATTGCCGTACCAACCGGAGAATAATGAGATTCCAGTGAAAACGCCGCCCACTGGTTTTGATACTTTGCGAACGCTGGCGATCAGCCGCATTTACCTGGATAACTTCGATCATATTACCGCCTACTGGGTTGGCATGGGACTGAAGCTCGCGCAAGTCGCGTTGAGCTATGGGGCGGATGATATCCATGGCACTATTATTGAGGAACATATTTTCCACATGGCCGGCGCCAATTCGCCGCAGGAGCAGACGGAAGCCAGTTTGGTGAAGGTCATTCGTGAAGCTGGTCGAGTCCCGGTGCAGAGAAATACGTTTTACGAACCGATCAAAATCTGGGATGCGCCGACGCAAAACGAAATCAGTGCAGGCGCTAACCGGTCCAAAGTTTTGGACGATAATCTCGCCACCGCATGA